The genome window TTCAAATGATTTTCATAAACCTAATAAAGAAAAAATTGACTCAATACCAGTTAGACTAAACTTTCAAAAAGCATTTTTTCACGATATTGGATTGGTTGAATTCAGAGATAAAAACAATTTTCAGTTAAAAGAATATTTTGTTGTTAATGCAAGTGTAGGCTTTACTGCAAATGCTAATTACTTTTTTAATCAAAATGGTAAAATTAATAATTTCATAAAGAAAAACAATACTAACTTAGCAATTATTTACGCAATTTTAAAAAATTTTCTTTTCTTTAAACCAATAAAATCAACTATAATTTGCAATGGTATAAAATATATAAATAATGAAATAGTTAATTTAGGAATCCTTAAAATACCACATTTTTCTGGAAATTTTGTGTATCCAAAAGAAATTAAAGTAAATAATGGATATTTTGAAATATTTTATTTTAATAGCATGAGTAAAAATGTTTATAAAAATAAAATTCAAGTTTTAAAAATCTTGAAAAGTTTTTTCCAAAAAAATGTCCTAAGTAATTCATCTTTAAATGAAATTACAGCAAATAAAATTGAAATACATGCAAAAAATGAAACTCTTCTAGAATTAGACGGTGAAGTTAAAAATTTTTCTTCTGCAATTTTCAATATTATTCCTAAAGGTTTATTGCTATGTCCTTAAATACTTTTTCACAACTTGAAAATAAAGAATTGCAATCTTTAATTTCGTGGCTTGGAAAAACACCCAAAAGTAAAAAACAGATCAATGAAATAAATCAGTCAGATTGTGAAGTAATTAAATTAAAAGAAAATTTATACATATATTCCTCCGTAGATAGTGTTGCAGAAGAAATTACAAATAAACTTTACAAAGAGCCAGAAACAATTGGTTGGGTTGCAGCTCAAGCATCAATATCGGATTTAGCCGCTTGTGGATGTATTCCATTAGGAATTTTATTTTCAACTATTTGGGAATTTGGAACTCCATTGTCTTTTCAACAAAATTTAGCAAATGCATTTAAATCAGCATTAAGTTTACAAAATTGTTTTTTGCTTGGCGGTGATAATGGGAGTTCATCAAGCACAGTGATTACAAGTGTTGGATTAGGATATTCAACGAAACTATCAAAAATGCGGACTGGAATTCAAGACAATGATTTTCTTTGCATCACAGGAAAATCAGGTAGAGGTCCTGCATTATGCATTGATTTTCTTATGAATCAGAATAGAAATTCTCAAAGATACTTTTCTGAAAATTTATATCGACCTATGGCTAGAATAGCAGAAGGTATTTTATTACAAAAATATGCAAATGCTATAATAGATACGAGTGATGGAATTCTTTCTGCTGTAAAACAACTTTGTGAAATTAATAACATTGGAATAAAACTAATTTGGAATGAAAACTGCTTAGACGAACTTGCAATAGATTTCTGCAATAAACTTAATTTACCAAAGTTTCTTTTATGGATTGCTGAACACGGTGATTTTGAATTAATTTCAGCAATTTCTCCGAAAAAAATTCTGCAAGCTAAAAAAAATATTCCAAATTTAGAAATAATTGGACAATTCAAAAAAAATAAAAATGAACATGAATTACTCTTTATCAATAAAAATGAGGAAATTAATTTTAAAATAGACCTGAATAAAACACAATTTTTAGCTGAAGAGAAAAATAGTTCGATAAATCAAATTAAACTCAGGATGGATTCACTTATTTCATATTTAAAAAATAATCAATTTCCTTAAAAGGATATGTTATGTTTCAAGATTTTGCAGTTTCAAGACTAAATAAATTATCATTCCAACAAATAAAAGCATATAAAAATTATGAAATTCTTCATAATTATGACAATATATCTCATTTAGATCAAGATTTAATTGATAGCTGGAAAAAATTAATCGCCTCAATTGCAACTACGGAAGGAATTGAAGATTTAATAATATCAAATATTATGCTTGCTTTCACTAAATGCGAGAAAAAATTAAATTTTTTAAGATCGCAAAAATCTGATGAAAGTATTCATACAATTAAGCTAATAAATTACAACTTACAAACATTTAAATATAAAAAATTAAATAGAAGCTTTGCTGATAAAATTATTTATGATATTTTTCTAAAAAAATTGTCTAAATTATTTCCTAAAAAACCGATTTATGGATTAGTTTTACTCCAATTTTTTGAAATTTATGGTGTTAATTTTTATAAAAAACTTTCTTTATCTGCCAAAAATTTCAATTTATTTGAACTCGAAAAACTTATAAATCAAATTTCTAAGGATGAAGAAAGACATATTACTGGAATTAGCATAATAATTAGTGAAGAATTAAAAACAACAAAAATATCATTTTTTGATATTTTATTAATTAAATTAATAATATCACTTTGTGTTTTTGATATTAATATGAATAAGTACGCTTATCACAATAAAACCGTTCGAAATAATATATTAAAATTAGGAATGAATCCCAATGAATTGACGCAATTTGCAAAAAAAACTGCAAAAGTAATTTTGAGGAATTTAATTAACACAAATAAAAATTGAAAGGTGAAATTATGTTTGACATTGAAAAAAATAAACTTCTTTCAGCAAATAATGCCGAAAATTTTTCTTTGGCTGAGTTCATAAAACCATCTGGAAAATCATTAACTGAAAAAGTATCCCCATTCAATGAATTTTTAGTGAGTGTATTGGAACAAGGCAAAGCTCTTTACTGCAGAGAATTAATGAGTGCTTGTGAACATTCAAGTTTAATACTTGATCAAATTACAAAAACTCCAAGAAAAATGTTGATGTTTGGTTCGAACAATTACCTAGGGCTCTCCACCCATCCGAAAATAAAAGAAGCATTAATCAATGCAGTTGAAACTTTTGGAATTGGTGTTGGAGGCCCACCTCTTTTAAATGGAATGTCTACTCTACATAAAAAATTAGAACGAAAACTTTGTGAATTTAAATATGGAGATAAAGCTGATGATTATGATGCGATGCTGTTTCCAAGTGGATATCAAGCAAATCTTGGATGGGTAAAAGCATTAATTTCAGGAAATGATATTCTTATTTATGATGAATTAAGTCATGCAAGTTTATACGATGCCTTAACAAATTTAAACAGCGACCCTTTCAATAAGGTAAAAACCTTAAGATACAAACACAATAATGTAGCGCATTTAAAAATTCTCTTAGAGAGATATTCGAATCTCTGTAATGGACATATTTTTGTTACCACTGAGGGAGTTTTTTCAATGGATGGAAACTTATCTCCACTGCAAGAAATTTCTGAATTGTGTGCAAAATATAAAGCGACTTTAGTCATTGATGACGCTCATGGAACTGGAATTCTGGGAGAAAATGGTAGAGGTTCAGCAGAACATTGGCAAGTTGAAGAATCTGTTCCGATAACCATGGGTACATTTAGTAAAGTCTTTGCCGTAACAGGAGGTTTTCTAATAGCAAAAAAAGAAGTAATTCAATACATGCGCTATTTTGCCCGATCTTATATGTTTTCTGCGCATTTACCACCTCCTATTGTCGCAGCTATTTTAGCTAGCATTGATGTAATCCAAAATGAAAAAGAATTGCGAAGAAAACTTTTTTCTAATGTAAATTATCTTGTAAAAAATTTAAATGAACTTGGTTTTTGTGTCTCTTCTGATTCTGGAATTATCCCAATAATGATTCCTGCAAAACATGATATTAGAGAAATAAACAAGTTCCTAAACAATAATAATATATTTGTTAATTCAATTGAATATCCTGCCGTTGCAAAAAACAAACAAAGACTAAGATTAAGTGTAATGGCTACTCATACTGAAGAAGAATTAAAAAAAGTTATTAATATTTTTGCAAAATTAAAAAAGGAATTTTTATAATGCTTAAATCAATTAATTTAGAAAGTAGGAATGCTTTAATAACTTATAATTGCCTTTGGCTGAAAAATAAAAAATTTGATTTATCATTTTTTCATTTATCAGGAATTTTTTCTTTATTACTTCTTTTGTTCTATATTTGGAAAGGGGATGCAGTTATTTTTCCAATTTATAATTTTTATTTAATATTTTTTGGAATTCCCCACAACTACTTAACTTGGGCGACTCTTTTACCAGAACAAGCACGTAAAACATTTAACATGAAACCAATTTACGCAGCTGCTATTGTTTGCTTAATTATAGTTTTATTAATCCCCTTTACAGAAGGAACAACTTTAAACGACTGGATATTATCTCTCATATCTTATATTTCATTGTGGCACGCATATAGACAACATCATGGAATTTGTAAAATTTATGATACCATCCAATCCAAACGTTTTAATGACAAAACCATTTATGCTGACAGATTTTATTTAAACTTATTTTTTCCTTTAGCACTTTATAGTATTCTCTTATGGGTATTTACGCATGATAGTGTCCAATATTTCTTATCTTTAGACGAAAAATATAATTTAATTTATCCTGTTATTCCGAAGAACATATTTTATACCTATTGTGCAATTACGGCTTTGATAGGATTGGTTGGCTTAAAAAAAGCTGTTTACGACAGAAAAAAACAAGGAAAACATATCCCTTGGCCACAACTTTCATTAATGCTAATTGCTATTCTGACATATATTGTTCCTTACTTTTTTATTCCAGTAACAGCTATGCCTTTAGCAGTTGCAATTGGAACTATTTTTCATAACGTTCAATATTTTGGATTTGTATGGCTTTTTGAAAAACATCGGACAAATGAAATGAAAGAAGCTAAAATTTCATTATCATTTCATCAAAGACTGGTGAATAAAAATGCTTGGATTCGTTATTTTTCGATTGCACTTACTTATTCAATCTTGATGATTTTATTTTATTTAATTACACCTAAACATATAGGAATGACATTAATATATTTTATGGCTTTATCTCATTATGTAATTGATGGGTATATGTGGAAAAAAGATATTAATAAAACTTTATCGCCAGTTTTGAATAGAATTTCTGTAGTCGAAGGGAAAAACTAGATATGAATAATTTGAAACTGTCATGTCCGAAATGCCATTGTTTTTTAGAAAATAGCTTTGACATTAATTATTATTTTTGCAGCCAATGCAAAATAAAATTTAAAAAAAATAGTTTTTATTTAGATCTTTGTTTAACAAATAATAGCATTAATAAAGTTACAGAAACAGCTTACAAAATATATTCAAAATTTTACGCACCGTTTGCCTTACTAGTTTATATAATTATATGGCATGGAAATATTTTCAAACATATAAAGTTTTTTAGAGAAATATTAGACTATGATAAGAATATTTTAGATATTGCAACTGGTGATGGTTCACTAACATCTGCCGCTTTATTTTCTTCTAAAATAAAATCTGCAAGTAATTTACTAGTTCTAGATATATCAAAAGAAATGCTCGAAAAAGCTCAAGTTAAATTTTCAAAAAAACCTGTGACATTTATTCGAGGTGATGTAAACCAACTTCCATTTGCAAATTCTAGTATTCAAGCAATTTCATGCTTTGGAGGCTTTAATTCTTTCCCCTCTGGTGCATTAGCTATGAAGGAAATTTCCAGGTGTCTGAATAAAAATGGGATTCTTCGCGGATCAATTTTATTAACTCCTGAAACTTCATGGAAGAAAAAACTTATTCGCAATTGGATAAAAAAAGGTTATCAAACTGAAGAAATAAGTAAAGATAAGTTTTTTTCTTGGGTTGATAGTGCTGAACTTTATGTAAATAAAATAGAACAAGTAGGATACGTACTACTTTTTGAATTAAGACATAGAAAAAATGCAGCTTAATTTCTAAGGAGAGTAATTTGAAAAAAATTTTAGTTACTGGTGGAAATGGTCATTTAGGTTACAATTTGGTAAAACAACTTTCTGAAAATGGCTTCCAAGTAAAAACTACAGTGCGTAACATTAACGATGACGAAAAAATTAAACACTTAAAAAAACTTTCAAACATTGAAATTGTTGAAGCAGAATTACTTAATAAAGAATCATTACGATATGCTATGAAAGATATTGATGCAGTTATACATTCTGCTTCACCAGTTCTTCTATGGAGTAGTAATGTAAAAAAAGAGATAGAAGATCCCATTATTTTGGGTACACAAAATGTGTTAGAAAGTGCTTGCGAAAATAACATTAAAAAAATAGTTTTTACGTCTAGTTGTTCTGCATGTGGTATGTCTTCTTCATTGAATAATCCCTTAACTGAAAATAACTGGAATCAATCTTCAGATTTTCCTTTGTTAAAAGCTAAAATTGACGCTGAAAAATGGGCTTTTTGGTATTGTAATAAAAATAATATTAAACTAATTTCTATATTGCCTCCGACAATCATAGGCCCAAATTTTTCAAAAGTAACTCCTTCTCTAAGTCTCTATTATAAAATTTTCCAAAAGCAATTTTTTACGATACCTAATGGCGGTTGCCACATAGTAGATGTTCGAGATGTTGCTAAGGCTCATGTTAATGCGTTACTTTTTGATCAAGCAGAAGGCAGGTACCTTGTTGCAGGAGAGTATTTTGATTTTAAAGAACTATTAAAGCGAATAAAAAAAATCCAAGTTGATGCAAAAATCCCAAATTATTTACCTCCATTGTGGACTTTTTATCTATTAAATTCAGTCGACTGGTTGAGTCATAAAGTAATGAAAAAAGAAAGAAATTTATCGAGAAAAATAATAAGTAATTTTTTTGGTAAATATCAATATGTATCTGTGAATAAAGCTAAACAAGATTTAAAATGGAATCCCATTCCAGCAGATAAAACAATCTTTGATACTTTAAATTGGTTTCATAAATTAATATGATATTAAAAAATTTGTAAATTTATATTATTATCACTATATCTAAAAATATTAAAACTTCTTTTTTATATTCAATTTTTCTGCAAGGAGTGAAATGAAAAAAGTACTTAATTTTTTAGCTTGTTTTGGAATTCTTATATCGACTCAAAGTTGTGGCAAAAAAGAATCAACAAATTCTAGGAATAATAGTGATCAGCAAAATAATTATGCAACATTATCAGAAAATTTTTCGAATATAAATAAATCTACAATTACAAAACCCTCTCTTCCAGAATACGTTATGTATGATTTAAAAAATCAAACAAAACCAAAAGTTTTGAGGACAAAAGCAAAAAAGCTAGAGTTTCCACTTTCAACTAATGACAGAAAAGATATTAAAATTCTTGTTGAAAAATTTGATAATGAAAAAAACATAGCCGGTCTTGCAGCTCCCCAAATTGGTATTGGCAAACAAATTATAGTATTTGCATTAGAGCCTACCGAAGAATTAAAAAAATGGCGGAAAGATATTGAAGATACGATGTCTAAAACCGTTTGGATAAATCCTTCTTACAAAGGAGTAGGTACTGAGAAGATTTTAGACTTTGAAGGCTGCTTCTCTGTTAATGATATTACAGGTAAAGTCTCTCGTTTTAAAACCATTGAGTATACAGCATATTTAGAAAATGGCGATAAAGTGACTGGAAGAGTTTCAGGTTTTCTAGCTCGAATAATTCAACACGAAATAGATCATTTAAATAAAACAGGCATCATTGATTTAATTCCAAAAGATCAATGGATTATTTTAAGTGAATATTTAAAAGCAAGAACCCAGAAAATTGAAAAAAATGAAGAAATCAGACAATAGAAATTATATTATTTTCATCGTCTTTATCTTTTTTTCTCTCATTTAAATCCTCCTCAATTTCCTTATATACACAGTGCAAAATAGAAAGAAATTTTAAAAGTGAGTTTTTTATACCATCAATTATAACTTTATAATTTAATTCTTCTTCACTATTTAGTTCATTTAAAATTTCAAACAAATTTTCACTGATCTGCTCTATTAAGTAAAGTGGATGTATTTCTTCATTATAGCCCGTTATATTTTTTTCTTTTTCATCAAAAATATCTTTTAAGATTAAATTGATAATATGATTAATTTTTTCTATGTTTTCTAAATTATCCATTCAACATCCCCATAATCATTCAGACAAATTTTGATCTATCTATTAAATTCTATCCTGTCAGAATTGTGTGACTAATTTTTATTTTCCATAAATTTTATAATGTTAGAATTTTATTTTTGATGTA of Pigmentibacter sp. JX0631 contains these proteins:
- a CDS encoding diacylglycerol kinase family protein translates to MNNINEKEDIHEAIILFNSKAKGGKGGDIWKNILNSNILQDKYKIFVKSQIDIANIDSKNLKTILQNFIQNGFHKFIAVGGDGTVHSVVNYLIEFQAMNPMIGAIGVGSSNDFHKPNKEKIDSIPVRLNFQKAFFHDIGLVEFRDKNNFQLKEYFVVNASVGFTANANYFFNQNGKINNFIKKNNTNLAIIYAILKNFLFFKPIKSTIICNGIKYINNEIVNLGILKIPHFSGNFVYPKEIKVNNGYFEIFYFNSMSKNVYKNKIQVLKILKSFFQKNVLSNSSLNEITANKIEIHAKNETLLELDGEVKNFSSAIFNIIPKGLLLCP
- a CDS encoding AIR synthase related protein, whose amino-acid sequence is MSLNTFSQLENKELQSLISWLGKTPKSKKQINEINQSDCEVIKLKENLYIYSSVDSVAEEITNKLYKEPETIGWVAAQASISDLAACGCIPLGILFSTIWEFGTPLSFQQNLANAFKSALSLQNCFLLGGDNGSSSSTVITSVGLGYSTKLSKMRTGIQDNDFLCITGKSGRGPALCIDFLMNQNRNSQRYFSENLYRPMARIAEGILLQKYANAIIDTSDGILSAVKQLCEINNIGIKLIWNENCLDELAIDFCNKLNLPKFLLWIAEHGDFELISAISPKKILQAKKNIPNLEIIGQFKKNKNEHELLFINKNEEINFKIDLNKTQFLAEEKNSSINQIKLRMDSLISYLKNNQFP
- a CDS encoding pyridoxal phosphate-dependent aminotransferase family protein codes for the protein MFDIEKNKLLSANNAENFSLAEFIKPSGKSLTEKVSPFNEFLVSVLEQGKALYCRELMSACEHSSLILDQITKTPRKMLMFGSNNYLGLSTHPKIKEALINAVETFGIGVGGPPLLNGMSTLHKKLERKLCEFKYGDKADDYDAMLFPSGYQANLGWVKALISGNDILIYDELSHASLYDALTNLNSDPFNKVKTLRYKHNNVAHLKILLERYSNLCNGHIFVTTEGVFSMDGNLSPLQEISELCAKYKATLVIDDAHGTGILGENGRGSAEHWQVEESVPITMGTFSKVFAVTGGFLIAKKEVIQYMRYFARSYMFSAHLPPPIVAAILASIDVIQNEKELRRKLFSNVNYLVKNLNELGFCVSSDSGIIPIMIPAKHDIREINKFLNNNNIFVNSIEYPAVAKNKQRLRLSVMATHTEEELKKVINIFAKLKKEFL
- a CDS encoding class I SAM-dependent methyltransferase, yielding MNNLKLSCPKCHCFLENSFDINYYFCSQCKIKFKKNSFYLDLCLTNNSINKVTETAYKIYSKFYAPFALLVYIIIWHGNIFKHIKFFREILDYDKNILDIATGDGSLTSAALFSSKIKSASNLLVLDISKEMLEKAQVKFSKKPVTFIRGDVNQLPFANSSIQAISCFGGFNSFPSGALAMKEISRCLNKNGILRGSILLTPETSWKKKLIRNWIKKGYQTEEISKDKFFSWVDSAELYVNKIEQVGYVLLFELRHRKNAA
- a CDS encoding NAD-dependent epimerase/dehydratase family protein; this encodes MKKILVTGGNGHLGYNLVKQLSENGFQVKTTVRNINDDEKIKHLKKLSNIEIVEAELLNKESLRYAMKDIDAVIHSASPVLLWSSNVKKEIEDPIILGTQNVLESACENNIKKIVFTSSCSACGMSSSLNNPLTENNWNQSSDFPLLKAKIDAEKWAFWYCNKNNIKLISILPPTIIGPNFSKVTPSLSLYYKIFQKQFFTIPNGGCHIVDVRDVAKAHVNALLFDQAEGRYLVAGEYFDFKELLKRIKKIQVDAKIPNYLPPLWTFYLLNSVDWLSHKVMKKERNLSRKIISNFFGKYQYVSVNKAKQDLKWNPIPADKTIFDTLNWFHKLI
- a CDS encoding peptide deformylase; amino-acid sequence: MKKVLNFLACFGILISTQSCGKKESTNSRNNSDQQNNYATLSENFSNINKSTITKPSLPEYVMYDLKNQTKPKVLRTKAKKLEFPLSTNDRKDIKILVEKFDNEKNIAGLAAPQIGIGKQIIVFALEPTEELKKWRKDIEDTMSKTVWINPSYKGVGTEKILDFEGCFSVNDITGKVSRFKTIEYTAYLENGDKVTGRVSGFLARIIQHEIDHLNKTGIIDLIPKDQWIILSEYLKARTQKIEKNEEIRQ